In Immundisolibacter sp., the following proteins share a genomic window:
- a CDS encoding dicarboxylate/amino acid:cation symporter: MKKLLGNVGLVIIALLAGAAFGLADPATAPALAPVAKWVLQLIKAAATPLVFFAVLEAILRFRVAGTDFLKLLTIALVNAIFAIAIGIALANALQPGQYLRPLISASAATLRPIDFGDLLARQLPSSVVQPFVDNSIMPMVMVAIAFGFAWRRVRLTRDADTLPLMDKGEVLVSVLRDVWETLLIWIVKLVPLAVFCASANVTAEHGLASFTGLGRYVALCLLGMAVHVLGTYSVWLLLYARIGLRRFWSQAAQPVLYAFSVNSSLVALPLTLRALDRLGISRRASTLAACVGTNLNNDGIILYEGFTLLALAQAMGIDMSLGAQVFAALYCVVAAMGVAGVPEAGVVALTLVLGGLGLPTEALAVLLSVDWIIARARSLLNTTSDMVGSAALDRWLRLTTATLAGAGSGATAPEPAGER; this comes from the coding sequence ATGAAAAAACTGCTCGGCAACGTAGGCCTCGTCATCATCGCCCTGCTGGCCGGGGCGGCATTCGGACTGGCCGATCCGGCCACCGCTCCGGCGCTGGCGCCGGTCGCAAAGTGGGTGCTGCAGCTGATCAAGGCAGCCGCCACGCCACTGGTATTTTTCGCCGTGCTGGAGGCGATCTTGCGCTTTCGCGTCGCCGGTACGGATTTCCTGAAGCTGCTGACGATCGCGTTGGTCAACGCCATTTTCGCGATAGCCATCGGCATCGCGCTGGCCAATGCACTGCAGCCGGGCCAGTACTTGCGGCCGTTGATCAGCGCCTCTGCGGCCACCCTGCGGCCGATCGATTTTGGCGACCTGCTCGCCCGGCAGTTGCCCAGCAGCGTTGTTCAGCCGTTCGTGGACAACAGCATCATGCCGATGGTGATGGTGGCGATCGCGTTCGGCTTTGCCTGGCGCCGCGTGCGACTGACGCGGGACGCCGACACCCTGCCACTGATGGACAAGGGCGAGGTGCTGGTCTCGGTGCTGCGGGACGTGTGGGAGACGCTGCTGATCTGGATCGTCAAGCTGGTCCCGCTGGCGGTGTTTTGCGCCAGCGCCAACGTGACTGCCGAGCACGGACTGGCGTCGTTCACCGGCCTTGGACGGTACGTTGCCCTGTGCCTGCTGGGCATGGCGGTGCATGTGCTGGGCACCTACAGCGTCTGGTTGCTGCTGTACGCGCGCATCGGGCTGCGCCGGTTCTGGAGCCAGGCTGCGCAGCCGGTGCTCTACGCGTTCAGTGTCAACAGCAGCCTGGTGGCCCTGCCCCTGACGCTGCGGGCACTTGACCGGCTGGGCATTTCGCGGCGCGCATCGACGCTGGCCGCGTGTGTCGGCACCAATCTGAACAACGACGGCATCATTCTGTACGAGGGCTTTACCCTGCTGGCGCTGGCGCAGGCCATGGGCATCGACATGAGCCTGGGCGCGCAGGTGTTTGCCGCGCTGTATTGCGTGGTGGCGGCGATGGGTGTGGCCGGCGTGCCGGAGGCCGGCGTGGTGGCGCTGACACTGGTGCTGGGTGGACTGGGATTGCCGACCGAGGCGCTGGCGGTGCTGCTGTCCGTGGACTGGATCATTGCCCGCGCCCGTTCCCTGCTGAACACCACTTCGGACATGGTCGGCTCGGCGGCGCTGGATCGGTGGCTGCGCTTGACCACAGCCACCCTTGCTGGTGCCGGCTCCGGCGCTACTGCGCCGGAGCCGGCAGGGGAGCGCTGA